Proteins encoded by one window of Arachis ipaensis cultivar K30076 chromosome B04, Araip1.1, whole genome shotgun sequence:
- the LOC107636163 gene encoding protein FAR-RED IMPAIRED RESPONSE 1-like, whose product MKQTDIEPQSAQVPSHVSVEDVLKMEFFTPGEAREFYTSYSRLKGFAIRKSKRFVDDHNHTLLSKRFIGYLPSHRNMSDVEIAQMNSMRQVGISIPKIYQSFAMQNGDVNAALRFFKRAAKNDEKLFWRYEVAAGSRMCDIIWSDGWSQEDYEAFGGVLAFDATYGRNKYNLPVIVLSGVNHHNQTCVFAAAMVSCE is encoded by the exons ATGAAGCAGACAGATATAGAGCCTCAATCTGCTCAGGTACCAAGTCATGTCAGCGTTGAAGATGTGCTGAAGATGGAGTTCTTTACCCCTGGGGAAGCAAGAGAATTCTACACGAGTTATAGTAGGCTAAAAGGTTTTGCAATAAGGAAGAGTAAGAGG TTTGTGGATGATCATAACCACACCCTACTCTCTAAAAGGTTTATTGGATATCTGCCTTCACATAGGAATATGTCTGATGTAGAAATTGCTCAAATGAATAGCATGAGGCAAGTTGGGATAAGCATTCCAAAGATATACCAGTCATTTGCAATGCAG AACGGAGATGTAAATGCCGCACTGCGTTTTTTCAAACGCGCTGCCAAAAACGATGAGAAGTTATTTTGGAGGTATGAAGTAGCGGCTGGTTCTCGTATGTGTGACATTATATGGAGTGATGGTTGGAGCCAGGAAGATTATGAGGCGTTCGGTGGTGTCCTCGCCTTTGATGCGACGTATGGGAGGAACAAGTATAACCTTCCTGTCATTGTTTTGTCCGGGGTTAATCACCATAATCAGACATGCGTGTTTGCAGCAGCAATGGTTTCATGTGAGTAA